In the Nitrososphaerota archaeon genome, one interval contains:
- the gatA gene encoding Asp-tRNA(Asn)/Glu-tRNA(Gln) amidotransferase subunit GatA, which translates to MVRSGEVSAVEVVEASLSRIRELDDKINAFITLCLKQALADAEKLDLRLKRGEGAGPLCGVPVAVKDVISTAGIETTCGSKMLRGYIPPYDATVVVKLKEAGAIIVGKTNTDEFAMGSTTEFSAFGPTKNPCDLSRVAGGSSGGSGAAVAAGMVPLALGSDTGGSVRCPAAFCGVVGLKPTYGAVSRYGLISYANSLEQIGPIASNLDDCALFYRCISGWDPMDSTSYRDRPKEIAPLKEGAKIAVPKEFFGEGIEEAVRRRVWSGLDVLMDNGFIVEEVSIKSLNYALPAYYIVAMAEASSNLARFDGIRYGLHLKSGFRDWNTYFSKCRARGFGPEVKRRIMLGTYILSAGYYGVYYLKAQKIRSILKSEFQQIFSRYDLIAGPTMPTTPFKIGERVEDPLLMYLIDVNTVPPNLTGHPAISVPVHGEGELPVGLQLIAPYFCEERLFQAAKIVEDGLRR; encoded by the coding sequence ATGGTTAGGTCTGGTGAGGTCTCTGCTGTTGAGGTCGTAGAAGCGAGTCTCAGTAGAATTAGGGAATTGGACGATAAGATTAACGCTTTCATAACACTTTGCTTGAAGCAAGCGTTAGCGGATGCTGAGAAGCTCGATTTGAGGCTCAAAAGAGGCGAGGGAGCGGGACCTTTATGTGGTGTACCTGTTGCAGTTAAAGACGTTATCTCAACAGCAGGTATTGAAACCACGTGCGGCTCTAAGATGCTTAGAGGCTACATACCGCCTTATGATGCTACTGTGGTGGTTAAGTTGAAGGAGGCTGGTGCTATAATTGTTGGTAAGACGAATACAGATGAGTTCGCTATGGGTAGCACAACCGAGTTCAGCGCCTTCGGACCTACTAAAAACCCCTGCGACTTAAGCAGAGTTGCTGGCGGCTCTTCTGGAGGAAGCGGCGCTGCTGTGGCTGCGGGTATGGTTCCTCTAGCGTTAGGCAGCGATACAGGAGGGTCGGTTAGATGCCCCGCAGCGTTTTGTGGTGTGGTCGGGCTTAAGCCAACATATGGTGCTGTAAGTAGATACGGTTTGATCTCTTATGCAAACAGCTTGGAGCAAATAGGACCTATCGCCTCCAACCTGGATGACTGCGCCCTATTCTATAGATGCATATCTGGTTGGGATCCGATGGATTCAACATCGTATAGGGATAGACCGAAGGAGATCGCTCCCCTTAAGGAGGGCGCTAAGATAGCTGTGCCGAAAGAATTCTTCGGAGAGGGTATTGAAGAAGCCGTTAGAAGGCGAGTGTGGAGTGGTCTGGATGTGCTTATGGATAATGGCTTTATCGTAGAGGAGGTTTCAATAAAGAGTTTGAATTACGCTTTACCAGCCTACTACATCGTAGCGATGGCTGAGGCCAGCTCGAACCTAGCCCGCTTCGACGGCATAAGATATGGTCTACACCTCAAATCAGGCTTCAGAGATTGGAACACCTACTTCTCAAAATGTAGGGCTAGGGGGTTTGGACCAGAGGTTAAGCGGAGGATTATGCTCGGCACCTACATACTGTCAGCAGGCTACTATGGTGTCTACTACCTTAAAGCGCAGAAGATTAGGAGCATCCTTAAATCCGAGTTTCAGCAGATCTTCAGCAGATACGATCTGATAGCAGGGCCTACTATGCCGACGACGCCATTTAAGATAGGTGAGAGAGTGGAGGATCCGCTTCTGATGTATCTGATAGATGTAAACACCGTCCCACCAAACTTAACAGGGCACCCAGCGATCTCTGTACCTGTGCACGGGGAAGGTGAGCTACCAGTGGGGCTGCAGCTGATAGCACCATACTTCTGCGAAGAAAGACTCTTCCAAGCTGCGAAAATCGTTGAGGATGGTTTGAGGCGATAG
- the gatC gene encoding Asp-tRNA(Asn)/Glu-tRNA(Gln) amidotransferase subunit GatC, translated as MPRSKIGVSTVKHLAWLTRIDLTDKEAREISKQLSRILEYFSKIDEVDTSGVEPLYHPLEMQRVARSDEPAPFLADEILKIAPSRKGRYIKAPRIV; from the coding sequence TTGCCCCGTAGTAAGATTGGTGTAAGCACGGTTAAGCACCTCGCTTGGCTTACGCGCATCGATCTAACAGATAAAGAGGCGAGAGAAATTTCTAAGCAGCTTAGCAGAATATTAGAATACTTTAGCAAGATCGATGAAGTTGACACAAGCGGAGTGGAACCGCTTTATCACCCGCTTGAGATGCAGAGAGTTGCTAGAAGCGATGAACCAGCACCCTTCTTAGCAGACGAGATACTGAAGATTGCGCCTAGCAGAAAGGGGCGATACATTAAGGCGCCTAGGATAGTTTAG
- the aspS gene encoding aspartate--tRNA(Asn) ligase, with the protein MRLDELGDWRRTHYSSNLAPQLDGQECVLFGWIAAVRHQGNITFIVIKDKDGLIQITAKKDEVGEELYKKVQALTPHTSIGVKGVLKAIAKAPNGVEVRPKEIKVLGFASVNSPIPLYGRRLPSLDKRLEIRAVDLRRPAAQAVFKIRQEALKAIRGHLLKNGYHEVHTPKIISSATEGGAALFPLLYYDKEAFLTQSPQLYKEQLVMAFEKVFEIGPAFRAEQSRTLEHLSEFISVDVEEAYVDYRDAMDRLEAMIREVVEAVKIRCAKELATLQYEPNLPETFKKFTYDEVLEILAEHGHKVEWGEDLSSTALAKLAEANPSYYFIIDWPTQSKPFYISQKKEYPKLSESFDLIFGSLEVASGGTRVSSRRVLEKRLKEKGLNPKSFAYHLKIFDYGMPPHAGFGLGFERFLMTLTGQKNIRDVTYFPRDQRHLTP; encoded by the coding sequence ATCAGGCTTGATGAGTTGGGAGATTGGAGGAGGACCCACTACTCGAGCAACTTGGCACCTCAGTTAGATGGACAAGAGTGTGTTCTCTTCGGTTGGATAGCCGCCGTGAGGCATCAAGGAAATATAACCTTCATCGTAATCAAAGATAAAGATGGTTTGATACAGATAACTGCGAAGAAAGACGAGGTTGGCGAAGAGCTTTACAAAAAGGTTCAGGCACTCACACCACACACATCCATAGGTGTGAAGGGTGTTTTGAAGGCTATAGCTAAGGCACCTAACGGTGTTGAGGTAAGACCTAAGGAGATCAAGGTGCTTGGCTTCGCGTCTGTAAACTCGCCTATCCCCCTTTATGGTCGTAGGCTCCCAAGTTTGGATAAGAGGCTTGAGATACGTGCTGTAGATCTAAGGCGCCCAGCCGCGCAAGCAGTCTTTAAGATTAGGCAGGAAGCGTTGAAAGCGATTAGAGGGCATCTTCTCAAAAACGGTTATCATGAAGTCCACACGCCTAAGATAATATCTTCGGCGACAGAAGGCGGGGCAGCCCTATTTCCTCTACTCTATTACGATAAGGAAGCCTTCCTAACCCAAAGCCCGCAGCTTTACAAGGAGCAGTTGGTGATGGCGTTTGAGAAGGTCTTTGAGATAGGTCCAGCATTTAGAGCTGAGCAGTCCAGAACTCTTGAACATCTGAGCGAATTCATTTCGGTCGATGTGGAAGAGGCGTATGTAGACTATAGGGATGCGATGGATAGGCTTGAGGCCATGATAAGAGAAGTGGTTGAGGCGGTCAAGATTAGGTGTGCAAAAGAACTCGCTACGTTACAGTATGAACCTAACCTACCTGAGACATTCAAAAAGTTTACCTACGATGAGGTCTTAGAGATCTTGGCTGAACACGGGCATAAAGTTGAGTGGGGCGAGGATCTGAGCTCAACCGCCCTAGCTAAGTTGGCTGAGGCGAACCCCTCATACTACTTCATAATAGATTGGCCTACGCAGAGCAAACCCTTCTACATATCTCAGAAGAAGGAGTACCCGAAGTTAAGTGAGTCCTTTGACCTCATCTTCGGCTCACTTGAAGTAGCTTCAGGCGGCACTAGAGTGAGTAGTAGAAGGGTTTTGGAGAAGAGGCTTAAGGAGAAAGGGCTTAACCCAAAAAGCTTCGCTTACCATCTTAAAATCTTCGACTATGGTATGCCTCCTCATGCTGGCTTCGGCTTAGGTTTTGAGCGCTTCCTCATGACCCTAACAGGGCAGAAAAACATTAGGGATGTTACCTACTTCCCCCGTGATCAGCGCCACCTAACACCCTAG